The Streptococcus downei MFe28 DNA window GCAAAGGGAAATTCACCGTAATGCGGAAGAATATAAGAGTTGAAAAGATTCATACCTGAGTAATCCTTTAAGTCCTCAGCTACAGTCTTATCATCCATAATCTGGTTATACTCAATGTCAGCTGAGGCAATAATCGCTCCAGCCGATTCTCCAATATAGACTATTCCATCAGATACTCTGTCAACGATAGTCTTGTCGATTCCTTTTCTCTTTAACTCCTGCAAGAGGTAAAAAGTATTTCCGCTTGAAATATACAAACAGCTACAGTTTTTTAGCAATTCCTCAATTTGAGAAGTCTCCATGGCAGCAACATCCATCATTTTAATGTGAAAGCCCAGTTCCTGAAAAACGCTGATAGCCTCATCTACATATTCCTTATATTCCTCCACATTCGCTGCGGTAGGAATAAAAACGACTTCCTTTGACACCAGCGGTTGTAAAAATTCTTTCAGCAACTTTTTTGTTCCTGCCAAATAGGAGGTTAAAAATAAATCCATTTCGTATTCTCCATTCTTACATTATAATAACAAAATTGCTCTGCCATTTGTATTCTCAAACACAACAGATTTCTAGCGTAAAAGACTTGGCTCAAGAGCAATGGTAACATCGTCAATGATTAAGACCAAGCGTGTACCACAGGTAACAGCAGAAATCGGAGAGCCATCAATAATATCATTAGGCTCTATCTTATTAAGGGAGTTAGAATAATTTTTAGTCAGGACTGTAACGGCTTCTAGAAAGCTTGGTCCCTAATTTCACATCTTCTATCTAAACCTTTGGAGACTTTTCCAGATTAGACTATGGTACTAACCTAGTATCCCAATATGTCCAGATGGAATTTTCCTTCCAACTCTGGCTAAACCAAACGGTTTCTATCTCTTAAGATAGGAATCTGCAATCCCATTCACATCATGCGCTTGCATACCCAGCCGGCCAGGTTATAGACTAGACCCTAGGCCCTTGCAGAAAACGGAAAGCTATTAGTTGCTTAGCTATGACACTTTAAATAGCACAAGTAGAGGCCTTTTGAAACCTTGGAGTGGTTGATCTCTAGACTAGCATCTCTAAATAAGCCCCTAGGAATCTCCTCCTTATATATAAAAGAGAGTGATGAAGACTTAAACCTCTCACCACTCTCCTTCTTTTTTTCTGTTTAGTGCTGCCTTCTTTACTAGTAAAACTTAATCTACTGATACTTTTCATTCTACCATATCTTCAAGGCAATTGTTACGAATAGACTTTTTGATCTAAAATTTATACGAGAATCTTCTTATATAAATTTTGAATTGCTTCTCTTTTCCTTACCTCATTAATTATTTATTGGCCGATATAAAGTCTTCTATCTCTTTTGCCATTTCCTTATAAGCCGTTAAATAAAGGAGATGATCGCCTTTAAGAACTTTGGTTTTTACATCACCCTTATCCGCTGATAAGGCTTCATGCTGCTCAATCCAATTTCCCTTAATATCGAAATATTTGCGACGATTTTCCATATCATCATAGGTATCTTGAGCAAGAAGATAGAGGGACTTAAAGTCTTTAGGGAAAGTGACGACTTCTGCATTTTTGAGATTTTGAGAGATCTGTTCACCTTCATTTTTCACAGCTTTTGTCTTATAATTGCGCTTGGCTAGTGCCTTAAATTCCTTGTTAATGGCATTAGGAACGTTGGGGATTGTATGCAGATTTTTCAAGTCAATCTGTTGTGTCTCAACCTTCATCCCCCCCTTCCATACCCGGTGTAGAAGAGTCAATACCAATAAATCCTTTAACATCACTGCCATAGGTTTTCACATACTGAAGACCATAGATACCGCCAATAGAATGACCGGCAAGGAAATAGCCCTTCTTGATTCCTGCCTTTTGGAGAGCTTCATGGATCTCTGAAACAATATTTTTTGAAGTCCGTGGCTTTGGCGTATCATCGGATAATCCCGAGCCAAGTGGCTCAACGAAAACTAAACGGTACTTGTTTTTTAATTGCTTGGCTAGATTTGTAAAACTAGCCTTAGGAGCTGGTTCGCCTTGTCCAGGAATAAAAACCAAGGTCTGCTTGCCTTTTCCTATTTGATAAATATTCATCTTGCGACCACCGACTGTAACCAGCTTACCGTAAGCTTGAATGGGGGATTGGGATTGGTACTTTTTCCACATTTGAAAGCCGACGACTCCTCCGATTAAGATTGAGACTATCACAGCTATCATCAGTTTTTTTATCAATTGAGTCATATTATCTTCCTCTCTACCAAATCGTGATCCGTTTATTCTCTGGAAGGTACATGGGATCACCTTTTTTAACATCAAAGGTATCGTAGTACTCTTTAAAGTTTCTAACAGGAATATTGGCCCTGAGTTCATAAGGTGCATGCGCATCAGATTCAACGGAAAATTTACCATATTCCTTGGTTGCCTTTTGACGCCATATACTTGCCCAAGCATAAAAGAATTCCTTGTAATTAGGAGCTTTTTCTTTTTTCAACGTTTCAAGAGCCACCATGACACCGCCGTTATCAGCGATATTTTCCGCCAATGTCGCTTTGCCATCAACTTTTCCGCCATCTGCCTTTAAGCCATCCCATTGTTTAACCATGGCTCTGGTTTTCTTTTTATACATAGCCAGGTCCTTTTTGGTCCACCAATCATGTAAATTCCCATTTTCATCGTACTTCATTCCATTAATATCAAAAGAATGGGAAATTTCATGACCGATAATAGCACCTATTCCCCCATAATTTTGGCTGATTGTATTCTCTTTACTGAAAAATGGGGCCTGCAAAACAGCAGCTGGGAAAATAATAGCATTGGTATTGGGATTATAGTAAGCATTGACTGCATTGGCACTCATTTTCCACTCTTCACGGTCATTAAGCTTATTAAACTCAGAAAAGGCCATCTTGTTGGATAGGACGTGGTAATTGTAGTCATTTTCAAAAAATGATTTCGTAGGGTCCACCTGATAATTACGGTAAAGATCAGAATAGGTTTCAGGGTAGCCTATCATGAGTTTCAGATTGTCCAATTTTTTAATAGCCATAGCTTTTGTTTCTTGTGACAGCCAAGTATTGGCATTTAAGCGTTTTTTATAGCTGGCAATGATATTCTTCGCTATCTTAGTCACATCCTGGCGAGCCTGCTGACCAAAGTATTTTTTACCATAATAATCCCCCAATACATGCCCAAAGGTGTAGGAAGTGTGGGTGTAGGCATTTTTCTCCTTGGATTCAATTTTCGTTGTACCTGAGGTTGCTTGCTGAAAGGCACTGGCCACCTGACGATTTTGCTGTCCCAATACGTCTGAGCGGTCAATGAGAAGATTGGCAATCATCCAAGCTTTCATCTTTTCGAGATTTTGGTCATTAATAATGGTATCCAGCTGCTTAAAGTAGTTCAAGTTTTCTACACTGACATCTTTGTCTGTTTGACCAACCGCTTTTTCAATTAATTGTGTAAAACTAAACTGTTTATGATAGCCTTCAATAGTTGCTAAGTTTACGGGATGATAGTGACTTGCCGGAGTATTCTCTTCTTCCGTTGCTTAGCTTTGAGATTTTTCTGTGATTAACTTATCAAAAGCTAAAGCATTTTCAATCAGCTCTTTTGATTGTTGTTCATCCATTCCATACTGCTTAAGTAACTTCGCTACGGAAGTTCTGAAGGCTTTCAGTTGTTAGTGAAAAAGGCATGGAATAATTAGCCATTAGAAAATTATAAGCCACTTGCTGAAAAGCAGCTACTGTCGACATATTTTGAATTTGTTGAACAAAGGGAACCAGGGGTTTTAGCCCATCTTTATCTCGTTTATCAAAATCAAGTGCCTGTTTAGTGCCTGTTTATAGTAAGCAACCATCTTTTCTTGCTCTGCATTCGTTGTCACAAGTTCTCCCGAAGCCATTTTTTTCATATCTGCTTTTAAACGATTATCTACTTTTTCTTCTAATTCCGCAAAAGCTCCAGTATTGGATTGACCAGGCTTTAAAGTTGTTTTCGCTAACCATTCTTTATTAACAGTCTTGTAGAGATTCGTTTTTTCAGTAACTTTTTCTGTTTCGGAGAAACGAAGTATACCAGTATGTCGAATGATACAAATTAATATTATACAAAGCACCAGACTAAAAACCAATGCTAATTTCCCAAGAGATCGTTTTTTCATAATAACCTCACCTTCTATAGATAGATAAACTATAGCAAAGCAGGTGTTAAATTCTTGTTAAGAAACTCAAAAAAACCGGTCAAAAATTTTCCGGTCCCTAGATAATACACCTAAACATGTCTTTACTTTAATGAAACTGCCCTCCATTCTATGCATGCATAGCTTACAGGACTCCTGCCCTTTCTTAAAATATTATTTACAAGAAAGGTTTACGTAACCATAGCACAAAAATCATCCTACAAAAATTGTAATCTATCGCTATAAATCACATTTCCTTCATTATTATTTGATTGAGACTTCCCAAAATTTTTGACCTGACCGATTTTTAACTATACACACAACAATGCATCTAAGTCCACAGTGCAGGTGCCTTCTTATTAGTGATAGTTTAGTCTCTGCTAAAGTGTCGTAACCTGTTTGGGAAAGCATAACCCTGCATGAAATAGTGGATGAGCTGAATGTGTGTCGTTACATCACTAAATAACCAGGCATGGCCTTTATCAGGATAGTAAGCACATTCGCTTGTTGCGTTTTGGCTGGCTAGTAGCTTGTGCGACTCATGAATTGAATCGGATTCCTTCCCTCCCGAAACATAGAAGACAGGATTGTCACAAGTGAGATTGGTAGTTAAGAGATTAGCTTGCGACATAGCACGGCGAAAGGATCGGCTTGAAGCTTGCTGCAAATCGGCAACAAAGCTTTGATAGTCCTCTTCAGTAACTCCATCCTTTGCCATCATCTTGCTCATAACCTTGGCAATCAGACCAGTATTTTTGAGAAATGACGTGACGCAGACAGCCACAATGACCTTACGATGACCTTTGATTGGATGATGACACATGCCATCTACAAGGGCACGGTCAAATAAATCAGCATGTTTCTCCAACAATGTCAAAACAAGACCGCCACCCAGTGAAAGACCAACCAGATGCGATTTGCCATGCGCCTTATCTTTGATGATGTCAGCAATCATTTCGGTCACATGGTCAAAGTTTGTCCACTCTACATCGCGGCTATTGCCATGCCCAGGCAGGTCAATAGCTAGGCAATGAAAGTCCCTTCCAAGCGCATCCATGTGATGCTGCCACATCTTACTGCTAGATCCGGAAGCGTGCAAGAAAACTATCGTCTGTGCATTTTGCTGACCACTTTCTTTGATAAACAAGTCCGTCATATCAATTACCTCGTTTTTGCATTTTCAGGCGAGGGTTAAAATAGCCTATCTTTAGGCTAACCTCGCTTTCTTATTGACAGGCTCGGGTTGAAAAGGTCCACTGGACCTTTTCAATACTCTTTCTTATTATAACCAAAGTCGGCTAGGTCCAGCTTCTTGTCGCGCCAGTTTTTCTTGACCTTGACCCAGGTTTCGAGAAAGACCTTGTCACCCAGCATAAGCTCAATATCGCGGCGAGCCAGCTGGCCGATCTTCTTGAGCATGCTGCCCTTTTTACCGATGATAATGCCTTTTTGGCTATCGCGTTCAACCATGATAGTTGCCCGAATATGAACCTTGTCGGTTTCTTCGTCCCTTTTCATGGATTCAATAACGACAGCAACCGAATGAGGCACTTCCTGTTGGGTCAAAAGGAGAACCTTCTCACGAATCATTTCCGATACCAAGAAGCGTTCTGGGTGGTCTGTAATCTGGTCCTCTGGGAAATATTGATAGCCTTCCTCCAAATTATCCTTGAGAATCATCATGAGGGTTTCAATATTATTGCCCTGCAAGGCAGAGATTGGAACGATTTCCTTGAAGTCCATCTGGGAGCGAAAATCATCAATCTTTTCCAAAAGCTGGTCAGGGTGGACCTGGTCTATTTTATTGATGACCAAAATAACAGGAATCTTAGCAGCTTTGAGCCGCTCCATAATCATATTGTCACCCTTGCCACGTTCCTCGTCGGCTGGTACCATAAAAAGTACCGTTTCAACCTCACGGAGTGTAGAATAGGCTGACTCGACCATAAAATCACCCAAGGCCGTTTTGGGCTTGTGAATCCCCGGTGTGTCGATGAAAACAATCTGCTCTTGGTCGGTTGTGTAAATCCCCATAATCTTATTGCGAGTAGTCTGTGCCTTATCGCTCATGATGGCAATCTTTTGCCCCATGACATGATTCAAAAAGGTTGATTTGCCGACATTGGGACGACCTAAGATTGCTACAAAACCTGATTTAAATGTCATATTATTTTTAGAAATGCCAACTGCTACTTGCGTCCCCTTAGCCTTTAGCCAGAGGAGCAACTTCAAGTCCGGGACATTCCTTCCTTTCTGTCTTGTCTATAATTAGTGAAAGATGAGTTGCCAGATTTTTGGCACAAAGATGATGAGGCCTGTGACAACCGCATAGCCCGAAATCATCAGAACTGCACCAGCTGCCATATCCTTGGCATTTTTAGCCAACATGGAAAAGTGATAATTACTGGCTAGGTCAACTACATTTTCAATGGCTGAATTGATGATTTCAAAGGTGATAACCAAGAAGACTGCCAGCAAAAGTAATAGCCACTCAATGGCTGAAATGCGAAAAATCAGGCCAGCCAAGATAGCCAGAATCGCTGATACAGCGTGTTTTCGCATATTGCGCTCTTCCTTGAAGGCGGTGAGAATCCCTGTCAGGGCAAACTCTAGACTGGAGGTCAGGGTTCGGTTTTTCCATTTCTTGGGTGAATTAGTCTCGCGTAAGTCCATAGGCTGTCAAAATCTCTTCCTGTAGGGTGAACATTTCTTTTTCTTCTTCAGGGGTGTAATGGTCGTAGCCATTGATGTGCAAAAAACCATGCACGGCCAAAAAGCCCATTTCTCGCTCAAAACTGTGGCCATAACTCTCAGCCTGTTCATGAGCTTTGTCGACTGAGATGAAGAGCTCGCCAATGTAGGCATCATAATCCTCCATCACGGCTGCTAAATCAGGGTCGGTCTCCAAGTCCTCCTCAGAGAAAACGATGTCTGTTTCAGGTTTGTATTCCAGACTAACCACATCAGTTGGCCGGTCCATATCCCGATAGTCAAGATTAATCTGATGGATTTTCTCATTATCAACAAAGGTGATGGCCATCTCCTTGTTTTCCTTGCCCAATTTTTTAGCGGCAAAATTGAGCATATCCTTGATTTTATCCATCATTTCTTGTGAGACCTGCTTGGTCTCGTCTAGCATTTCAATATACATAGCTTATCCAATCTAATAATCATCTTTATTATAGCATAAAAGGCCTTAAGCATAGCTAGCTAGCTGGCAGGACTGACTAACTTAATTTTCTGAAAACCTTTTTAAAACTACCTTTCCTATGCTAAAATAAACTTATCACAAATTCACAAGGAGATCTTTATGACCTTTTCACAAAAAATTCAGGCAGCCTGTCGGGCCAAGGAAGAACTGATAGACCAGCATATGGTCCGCTATGCTGTTAAGTCCATCTTTGCTGGAGCCTTTCTGACCCTTTCCACGGGCGTTGGTGGTATTGCAGCCGATGTCATCAATCAGATTCATCCCAGCCTCGGTCGCTTCGTCTTTCCTTTCATCTTTAGCTTCGGCCTGGTCTATATTCTCTTTTTAAACTCCGAGCTAGTCACTTCAAACATGATGTACCTGACCGCTGGGGCCTACTACCGCTACATTTCCGTCAAGAAGGTCCTGAAAATTTTGGTCGTCTGCACCCTCTTCAATCTGGTCGGGGCAGCCTTGATTGCCGCCCTCTTTAATCAAAGTTTCGCCTACACCTTGGTGACCCCAAAGAGTTTCCTCGTCGGTGTCGTCCAAACCAAGCTGGCCAAGACCTCTAGCCAGATTTTCTTTGATGCCATTATTGCTAATATCTTTGTTAATATTGCCATCCTCTCCTACCTTCTAGTCAAGGACCAGACAGCCAAGACTATTCTAGTCATCTCGGCCATCTTTATGTTTGTCTTTATGAACGCAGAACACTTGGTGGCCAACTTCTCTTCCTTCCTCTTAATGGGCTTTAATTCCGTCCATCTGGATGGTTACAATCTGGCCAATATCCTGCGCCACTGGGGAATTTCCTTCATCGGAAACTGGATTGGTGGTGGCCTCCTTATCGGGGCGGCCTACGCCTTTCTCAATAAGAAGGAGAACCAGTAATACACTTCAAAAATCAAAACTATCCTACGGATAAAGTCACTCTATGATTTCTCTTTAGAGTGACTACGAAAACTACGATTGTAGTTTTCTATATCCCTGACTAATTTCATAAAAACTGTAATATTGACAGTTTTTACTCCATGTCGCATCGTTAACTCACTTTGCCGTACTTACTGAGGAAAGCGAAGCTTTCCCTCTTTCCAACCTCAAAAGGTCTCCCAGACCTTTTAAGCTACCTGCAGTTTTTGCGATGCAGAGCAAAGTTGGTCGATTTCACCAACTTTGTGAGGTTAGTAAGGGAGCTAGGCAATCGCTATAGAGATTGCCGTTAGCTATCAAGCCACTATAGTGGCTGATAGCTTCGCTCCTTGCCTCGGCTATTCTTGATTTTTATTGAGTATAAATCCCATATCATCCAATCATACCCTGAAAAGGAGCCCTCAAGACGAGAGCTCCCTTTTCTTTATGGCTAGATTTTAAGAGGAACCTTCATAGGAAGACCCCTTGGTGCTAGGAAAGCCTACTCTTCATTCTCGTAGGCCCTGATGATTTCAGCCACGACTGGGTGGCGGACCACGTCCTTGGCAGACAGGTAGACAAAGTCAATCTGACGAATATTTTTCAGCTTTTCAATGGCATCCAGTAAGCCTGAATGACTATTTCGAGGCAGGTCAATCTGACTGCTGTCCCCGTTGACAATCATCTTAGAATTAAAGCCCAGCCGAGTCAGAAACATTTTCATCTGCATAATAGTTGTGTTCTGAGCCTCATCGAGAATGACAAAGGCATCATCCAGAGTACGTCCCCGCATATAGGCCAAGGGGGCAATCTCAATGATTTCGCGCTCCATGAGCCGTGTCGTCTGATCCTTCCCCAAAATCTGATAGAGGGCATCATAGACCGGCCGCAGGTAGGGGTCAACCTTTTCCTTGAGGTCGCCTGGCAAAAAGCCAAGACTTTCGCCAGCTTCAACCGCTGGCCTAGTTAGGATAATCCGCTTAACCTGACCCCGCTTGAGGGCCGTAACCGCTAAGGTTACAGCTAGGAAGGTCTTTCCTGTCCCAGCTGGACCGATGCCAAAGACCACATCATGGTTCTTGACACTATCCACATAGACCTTCTGACCCAGGGTCTTGACCCGAATGGGCTTGCCATAATTATCCTTGATAATCTCTTCTTCATAGAGGGCGACAAACTTGTCAATGGTGCCGTTTTGAGCCATGCTCAAGGCGGTCACCACATCGGAAGTGTTAATCAGCATGCCTCGGCCCACCAGAACTAAAAGAGCCTCAATGGTCAAGCGGGCAAGCTCCAGGGATTCCTGGTCATCGCTCAAAATCTGCACCACTTCAGTTCTAGCATGGATGACCACGCCCGTATTTTCTTCAATCAATTTCAGGTGACGCTCATTGCTGCCAAAAAGGGCCATGAGGTCATCTGGATGTTTTAGGGTAATATCAACAGAATAGTCCTGCAAATAGACTACCTCTTTCTATGCTTAGTTTAGCCCCATTATAACGTATTTAAGAAGAAAAATCATGCTGGAAAAGATTCTCCAGCACGACTCCTTCTTCTTATCTGCAAATTAAAAAAGATAACTTTTTCTAATGGGCCAGATAGTCTTCCCAAATTTGGTCGAATTGGCCTAGGTTAAAGCTAAAGCTGGCCTGATCTTCCAGATAGCGGCTGACTTCTTCGAAGTCATCGGTGTGTTTTGGGAAGGTGCTATCGTTAAAGGCTAGGTCTGCCAACAGGGCTGCTGGTTCCTGGGATTTGGGATTGCGTTGCGTCATCAGCCAAGTATAAAAAGATTTTCTCATTACCAATGCTCCTTTAAAAATTGATGACGAAGCTCGCTTGAAAGAGCATAGCGTAAGGGATTCTTCTTGTAGAACTGCTGGTGGTAGCCCTCCGCTGGATAGAAGGTCTGGGCAGGTTCTATCTTAGTGACAATGGGAGCATCGAAGCGACCAGATGCCTGTAAATCAGCCTTGGAGGCCTCTGCCAGCTCTTTTTGCTGCTCATTCTCATAGAAAATGACCGGACGGTAATTGTCGCCACGATCCTGGAATTGACCAAAGGCATCGGTGGGGTCGGTCTGAGCCCAGTAAATCTCTAAGAGTTTTTGATAAGAAACCTGAGTCTCGTCATAGATGATCTCAACAGCCTCGGTATGGCCAGTCTGTCCAGTACAAACCTCTTCATAGCTAGGGTTAATGACATGACCTCCCGTATAGCCTGATAGAACTGACTGAACCCCAGGATAGGTCTCGAAGGGTTGGACCATACACCAAAAACAGCCACCCGCAAAAATTGCTCGCTCCATAATAGCACCTCCTTATGATTGTCTATTATAGCACATCCCCCAAGTAAAACTGCCTTCTAGAAATTTTGCTTATACTCTTCGAAAATCAAAATTTTCCATCGTTAACTCACCTTGCCGTACTCCACTCCAGTACTGTCTTCGGTTCGTTGCCTCGGCTAATTTCGATTTTCATTGAGTATTGCTCCCCCTTCAAGAGCGCTCGCTAACCAAATAGTAAACTCTGCAAGTGTTCAAAAAATATCCTCCTTATTTTGTTGGTCCCACAAAAAAAGCCAAGCCCGATAAGGGGCTTGACCTTGAAATTAGCTATCTTGCTTTACTTATTCGTACTCATCGTTAAGATCTTCGTCATCGTCATCTCCGTCATGATGGTCTTGATAGTGGTCACCATCGTAATCACTGTCATCATTACCGGCTTGGTCATCGGCTTGACTGGAAGTAGAGCTACTTGAGGTGCTTCCTTGAGAGCTTTGACTTGATGAGCTAGTTTCAGATGAGGGACTCGTTTGATTCGTTTGTGAAGATGAATTGGTTTGGTTAGATTGACTTGATGAATTATCGGTATCGTTATCAATTTCCAAAATGCTGCCATTTACAGCGCTAACAACACAGGAATAGCCGCATTCACCATACTTGAAATTAATCTTATAAACTGGGGAATCATCTTGTTGGTCCTGGTCGACCTTCAATTCACCAACTTGGTTTTCAGCTAAACCAGCGTTATGAAGGGCGATTTGCTTAGCCTCTTCATTTGTAACACTTGCTTGATTTTGGTTACCCGATGCTTGAGAAGATGAGCTTGATCCAGCCTGGCTAGATTGCGAGCTTGAGCTACCGGCCTGTGAGCTGGTAGCCGTGCCATTTGTTGGAACTGAACTGCTTGGTGCTGAACCCGTTGGTGTAGTCCCTCTATTTGCTTGTGAGTTTTGGGACTTATTGTCCTTTTGCGTTACCGTTCCCTTGTGAGCATCAATAGTATAGTCGTATTCCTTTTGACCTTCTTGAAATCGACAAGGTAAACTTCCTCATTTTGGTAACGAGTCTTTTCCACCTTAGTAAAGTGAGCCTGATTCTCATTTACACCACAACCCTTAAGGGCCACAGTCTTAGCCTGCTCCTGGCTGATACAATCAGCACTAGAATGGGAATTAGCAGAAACGGCAGATACACCACCAAGACCGGCTACAGCAAGACCTAGCGTTGTCAAAATAGCATAGGAGAGCTTTTTGGTTTTCATTAATTGTGTCATTTTTGTCATTGGTTTTTCTCCTTACGATTCTTACGCCACTAGCAACCCAAACCGGTTACAAGGAGCCGGCTAGCTTGTTTGTGAATGGTGCTTTACCTTCCGGATACAGCAAAGTTCCCATTCAGAAAAAACGAGGCAACCTGAGCTGACCTCGCCCCCCATTCTAACGAGGTAAAAATCTTCTGTCAAGCGCCCCCCGGCGCTTGTAATATAAGGATTAGACTTAAAAGGCAGGACTGTTGCGCCATTATTTCATGGCAGATTAGTGCCTCTATGGTCTCTAGACTATGAAAGAAATTGAAAGTAACAAAAATTTTACAGAAAGTCTCGCAACTGAAATTTATCCAAGGTCAATGGTTCACACAATTTTCATGCCACCCATTTGAAGGCTGGTCATGAGTATAAGGAGGCTAGGGTAGCGCGATGTGTCCAAGCACTTATCAGCTCCTAGATGAGAATAAAAACAGCCCAGAACCAAAACTTATTCTTCCAGACCATCCCCCTTAGCTCACAAAAAAAGAAGCCCTCAGGCTTCCTTAATCTTTATTTAGCACGACGCAGGTGACTCGTGTGTTCGCTTTTATCTTTGGACGATGGCTTGCCGTAATCACCATAGCTACCGTAACTACCATAGTTGCCGTAGTTTTCCGATTTCTCATCAACCTTATTAAGGATAACGCCCAAGAATTGAGCCCCACTCTTTTCCATCTGCTCAATGGCTTTCCGAATGAAGCGGCGACGAATGACCCCAGCCTCAGTAATCATGATAGAGGCATCACAATCCTGAGCGATGATAGCCGCATCAACGACCTTGCCAATCGGTGGTGTATCAATCAAGACATAATCATAATGTTCCCGAACCGCCTCAATCATCCGCTTGAAGTTATCGCTCTGAAAGAGGGCCGTCGGATTTGGTGGGACCTGTCCCGAAGGAATCATAGTCAGGTTAGGAACGCTGGTCCGACTGATAGTGGTCTGCAAGTCAGCATGTCCTGACAAGAAGTCGGTCAGACCCTTAAGGGGAGCATCAGGTTTAAAGCTCCCCATCATGACAGAGTTTCTGGTATCCGCATCAACCAGAAGGGTCCGGTAGCCCGCACGGGCGAAAGATACTGCCAAGCTCATGCTTGTCGTGGACTTCCCTTCTTTGGGTTGAACCGAGGTCAAAGCAATGACCTTGATGTCACTACCACTAAACTGGATATTAGCTCGGATGGAATTGTAGTATTCCTTAGCCTTATCCATCAATTTTTCTTTGTTACTAGCTAATTCTAAGTATCCCATACTTCCTCCTATAGGCTGTCGGTATTGGGAACAACCCCAAGCAAGGTGCGACCAAGTGCCTTTTCAACATCTTCACTCGTCTTGATACGATCATCAAGAGCCTCAAAAAGAATCAAAATCACAATAGCAATGAAGCCACCGGCTGCGACCCCAAGAACAAAATTCTTCTTGACACTTGGCGAGGTTGGTGACGTTGGTACCTTGGCCGTTTCTGCTGTGGTGACATCCTCAACCTTGGTAACATCCTTGATTTTTTGGATAGCAATTTCACGCACAGCATTCGCCAAACGACTGGCCTCCTGTGGGCTCTTATCCTTGACAGAAATCGTAATCAGGCGGGTATCCGTTGGCACATCAATACTAATCTTTTGAGAAAGTTCACCAGCACTAATGTCCAACTTTTCCTTGCTGACAACAT harbors:
- a CDS encoding YozE family protein, which codes for MRKSFYTWLMTQRNPKSQEPAALLADLAFNDSTFPKHTDDFEEVSRYLEDQASFSFNLGQFDQIWEDYLAH
- the msrA gene encoding peptide-methionine (S)-S-oxide reductase MsrA codes for the protein MERAIFAGGCFWCMVQPFETYPGVQSVLSGYTGGHVINPSYEEVCTGQTGHTEAVEIIYDETQVSYQKLLEIYWAQTDPTDAFGQFQDRGDNYRPVIFYENEQQKELAEASKADLQASGRFDAPIVTKIEPAQTFYPAEGYHQQFYKKNPLRYALSSELRHQFLKEHW
- a CDS encoding tyrosine-protein kinase — protein: MGYLELASNKEKLMDKAKEYYNSIRANIQFSGSDIKVIALTSVQPKEGKSTTSMSLAVSFARAGYRTLLVDADTRNSVMMGSFKPDAPLKGLTDFLSGHADLQTTISRTSVPNLTMIPSGQVPPNPTALFQSDNFKRMIEAVREHYDYVLIDTPPIGKVVDAAIIAQDCDASIMITEAGVIRRRFIRKAIEQMEKSGAQFLGVILNKVDEKSENYGNYGSYGSYGDYGKPSSKDKSEHTSHLRRAK
- a CDS encoding Wzz/FepE/Etk N-terminal domain-containing protein; translation: MTSADNASFEIDVFALLKKLWNRKFLIIFVALLFGFVALFVSVFIIPKTYTSATRVYVVNSSNNNSINYQDIQVGTDLVNDYKEIIKSQDVLEDVVSKEKLDISAGELSQKISIDVPTDTRLITISVKDKSPQEASRLANAVREIAIQKIKDVTKVEDVTTAETAKVPTSPTSPSVKKNFVLGVAAGGFIAIVILILFEALDDRIKTSEDVEKALGRTLLGVVPNTDSL